AGGGGCAAACTGAAAGACAAAATACGCCCTGAAACCGCTTCCAAAATCACAAACCCCGTTTACACAATTCCCGGCAGCGCTATCCCCGCCATACCAGACAGCGCCAGAGGTGTTTTGCACTCCTATTTTGCCAATGCTTATTACGCCCGTTGGTCCCACGGTGATCGATTGGCCGGCTTGCGATTCCACCGGCTTAAAACTGGCCGCGCCGGATCCGCCGAGATTTACATCACCGGGACCGGTGCTTGGATACAAATATAGTTGGAAATTTGATAATTTTATGGTTTCTGTAACCCCTTGATACGTAACATTAACCGTCAGAACATCTTTGGAGGGCTCATAACTCGTACTAAACGAGCCTTCTTTTGGTGTGCCCGGAACAAGGTCTTTTGTAATCGTAGTAGAAGATAAGATGTTGTTATCGCTACCGCACACACCAGTTCCGTCGGATGCACAACGTATCGCCCATTCAACGCCTGCCCTTGCTATCATATTCGCACGGTGTCTGTTCAGTATGAATGTGAAACCCTGTTGTTTTGAACCTATCATCGATACAAAGCCGGCACCAAGAACCGCTATTAACGTCATAGCGATAACGAGAGTTATAAGTGCAAAACCTTTATTATTTAACTTCATAATCACCGTTAAATGATCTTCCGGTATAACCACCCGGGTAGTTGTTTGGGGTAATCTTTGTTGTTATCGAAAAGAGGGGTATCGAAGAGTCTGTCGGGCTGGTTAATTCTAGTGCGACTGTAATAGTTTCATCGCCTGTGCCTGATGCCGTGTTTCTTGTCACCGAGAAGTTGTTTATGTTGTTGCCGATGACAATACTATTTCTTAATAGATTTCCGCCGCTTTTTTCGAATTTCACTGTCGTGGACGGGTCTATTGGTGTAGGATGTGCTTTATCAAACGTTAACGTACTTGATGATGATCCCACCGTCGCTGGATTTGTAACCCTCGTTGCATCGCTCAACTCCCTTGTTATTCGCTCCATGATGTAGACCCCTTCCAAATAAAGGGCG
The nucleotide sequence above comes from Syntrophorhabdaceae bacterium. Encoded proteins:
- a CDS encoding prepilin-type N-terminal cleavage/methylation domain-containing protein; translated protein: MIENNKKGFTMIELVTVIVVLSILGLFTFSFIEHASKTYLLGKGQSALYLEGVYIMERITRELSDATRVTNPATVGSSSSTLTFDKAHPTPIDPSTTVKFEKSGGNLLRNSIVIGNNINNFSVTRNTASGTGDETITVALELTSPTDSSIPLFSITTKITPNNYPGGYTGRSFNGDYEVK